The genome window AGTTGCTTATTTCAaggcaattttaattattttaattaaggtttttGTTTATACTCTGTGTGTGATTGAATAATGTGTGTTTgagatattaaatgtttattttattatatgagaTAAATTGTCGATTAATTTTCACTtaggatgtttattttaaatgcctTCTTAATTCTACTTAAAATGTATGCATAATCATAACAAATTAGATTTTAGTCAAACcgttgcaataaaaaaacgcCTAAAGgcaatttgtatatatttttataacacacTGATAATTAAGccgcatttttatttaatttcatacttatatgtgattttatatgtaaaggagacatttttttttggttgcGTTATGTCCTTCGTACACTAGAttacgtaaatcttcgaaataCATCGATTTAAATCACTAAACGACTTAATACAATGACATAGTACACAACATGCGTCGtcgacatttctatctgtcacTATCacagtcgctcgcaacctgtTTGTTAAGATCGTCGTAAGAAAGTtgctgcaattttcaagatggcggaacaaatatatacaattgatatacagtcaaaaccgtttatagcgacatcgtttagaacaacataccggttaaattgaccaaaatcaaaggtcctggctgaatgttattacatatctttcctattaatacctgtcaccggttgttacaactatcggtttttacgactcaatatgagtagtcccttcgatgtcgttataacagattttgactgtatatgtCTATGTCTGTACTGACCTAGACAAAGACAGATATTAGTTTCGAAGTTATACGTCGCCTTGTGTACGAGAGATGTTTGAGCGCATTTGATGACGTCATCTGTACATCCACCAATATGGTTGTTGAatacattgtaaatttatttatgcttaCGTCTATTTCTTAAAGCGCATTTTGTCACAAACTAACAAAACAACGAagacggttttttttttattatcttttccGTTGGTAGATGTGGATTTTTAATCTGTGGCCGACATGATGCGCTTTGAGACGGTCTGTGTAGAAATTAGAAGAAATctttgtgataaaaaaatgaaaataacttgTTTAATATCATTCTGTAGGGAAATgtgatgtaaatatatttgatagtATATCTTGTAAGTAAAGgctacatatattttgttaaaaaaaaagtgaaggACGCAccgtattattataatttgcttTAAATACGTTCATGATCGGGCTGGAGTCTTTCCCCTGCCTTCTCTCTGTCCTGTCCCCTCCCCCGCAGCCCCCGCGTTGTTTCATTTTGTGAGGTATTCGATGTAACGATGGaatattttgcaatttattaatttttatttgtctttaaGTGAATTCGTAATATAGTAGAATTGTATATTATCcagatgttaaatattatttctgtcTTAAAGTTTGAGGTAAgcatgtaaaatttaaaaataacaatatagaataaaagatgttattataattaattacataaaagtttgttttgaatttcgcCTTTCCTTTCATTTTCcatctatgaataaaaaaaatgtcttctCCGTAGTTCAATATTCTGATGATAAATTTTCTCCGAGCATTTGATGATTtgaagaatgaaaaataaaagaatccaaaatatcataaaacattaacatttattatactcttaatatttgtatttacaatttataacaaacttaTCAACTAAAGAGCGTTTACACCAAACtatatacattaattaattaccttCAGGATTAAAAGATTTCAATTGTCGAATTATGGATtagaacaaaaatatactgtTAGATGACCctgtcatatttaaaaaaaactacaagtaaatttattaaggaCTTGAAATAGACAATTTTCTTGAGTacctaaacaattttaatttttcattaatattaatcacttacaaatattatcaacatgttatttaattccCAACCACACCGCTGTTTTATAATTCTGGAACATAAACTTATCGTAACTCAAATTTAGCTGCAAACTTAACTATGGGGTATATCTGGCTCAGTGAGAGGCGCTACTGtcgcggttagttctgtcagaaaatatatgTCAAAGATTAGCAAAGAGGTTTTATACAGAAGAATATATTCAAACCAAAATggaaactatattttttctaattcattttgtctattgtttatgtgaaaaatatacaGTCTGAATTGGATCAAAGACGAAAAAagtcttttattttagttaaatcaACAATATGTAAAACACACATGGGCATTGAAAAAACATGAAATGACAGCTATAGTACGAACActtgacacttttttgacgttgacaggagggcgctagtgagctgtcataatttagtttgacttattaCCACCAGGTCAGATGTTTTtcagtcaaataaaattacaagtatCAAAATGTTTGAAACCAGTATTACAACTTTACATTCTTATACAATAActtaatgttgattttaacAATACAGCTTTGAGGTAAGTACAGACTTAGCTTACAAAATAAGCTCCTAAAACAAGCATtcaatacaaaagaaaaaaaaatatatgtacagtTATATGCAACagtatttcaaagtaaaatatgtatttagataaaactaaacttttatatcccattgatatgatttaaataattaaaatggctgccttaaataatttataacatccTTAAATGCAAATACGTTGTTTGGCACAACAAGAGAACTGATCATAAAATCCTAACAGCGACGTAATTTTTTACTGTCACAATTTCGGTCGTGGCGGGAAACTGACGAGTAACTATACTATACCTAAATATACTTGATACTTAAGAAATAACAAACGAGTCTTAacacaatgtttaaaaaatcctCTTAAATCGTCAAGCATCGTGTAATCAACTTGACTAGGTAGATTTTTATCACAGCCGTAACTAAGAACATCGTACATCTGCGTATCGACCAGTCTTTTGCAGTTCACTATAGGACTTGAGTTGGCACGTCGGGCAGAACACTACTCATATTCCCAACGTGCCAAATCAAATactaatatacaaaaatgatcCAGACTTATCATTTCATatcgaataaaattataaaaaaaatgaaaaaatatagttttgtttgtgttattatttcatactaatatatcttgaacttaattaaatacaataaaatgttgccatttaaaaaaaataatgaaatttaaagtaatttttttagtaataatcaatatttttatgaatatcagctgattgttttttaatgtattttatagaattcctcaaagaatttaaaagctgaaagaaaatattcttaGAATTCTTTTGAACAAacgaaaacattttagtaaaaaatgatTACTAATACTTTAACTTTGTGATAAtgaaaaagcaattttttgtctgtctgtttttATGTCTGATCAAGGCTTAAAAAGTTTCCAACTAATTTTCAGAACGgtttgaccgattttgacgggacttgaACGGGAAGGTATCAGCATGGGGGTGTTTATACAAGTGTTAGTGGGGGGTGGTGGGGGTCTAAACAGGTCGCCAGTCGGGGTCAGGGTCTCGTTTAACATGGTAATTGAGGCAGGGTGTAAAGTTGACATGTATAGTGACGGGATGTAGCGCTGTGAGCGGCGCACGCGCATCCAACACGTCGCATGCGCGGAGTTGACGCGACACACACCCGTACTCCACAGATAAAGGTACATAGTACTTGCCTATGGAaggaaacataaataaaattaattatattcataaaaaattggTTGATTTTTCTTGCGTCaacaaaagtaaatagtaaaaataaatgtatatattgaCCGAGGGAGTTGAGAGCAAAGACAGGCACAAACTGTGCTTGCGGCGGCTTCTCGTACTGCTCGTACTGGTGCCGGTGCGGGGACTCGCTGCTTGTGTCCTGAacacatacaatatttatattttattaatgactcATTTACACATtatctataattaattttagaattcacacaatatttttgattattttatcacGATTcactaaaattcaaaattaatgaagtatttatttaaagtataaaaatctgTGTATCTTTGTTGAGTATTTACGATtgtaaagaaattcaatgtaCGTTCATCATACTCTGTGTAATTCgttcattttttgtttattttaaagtgaaaaacGTTTAAATGGCGGTGTACAGTGTGCAGTGCGCAGTGTGCAGTATGCAGTGCGCAGTGTACAGTGCGCAGTGTGCAGAGCGAAGTGTGCAGTGCGCAGTGTACAGTGTGCAGTGCGTAGTGTACAGTGCGCAGTGTACAGTGTGCAGTGCGCAGTGTGCAGTGTACAGTGTGCAGTGTACAGTGTGCAATGTGCAGTGCGCAGTGTACAGTGTGCAGTGTACAGTGTGCAGTGTACAGTGTGCAGTGTACAGTGTACAGTGTGCAGTGTGCAGTATGCAGTGCGCAGTGTACAGTGCGCAGTGTGCAGTGCGCAGTGTCCAGTGTGCAGTGCGTAGTGTACAGTGCGCAGTGTACAGTGTGCAGTGCACAGTGCGCAGTGTGCAGTGTACAGTGTGCAATGTACAGTGTGCAGTGTGCAGTGTACAGTGTGCAATGTGCAGTGCGCAGTGTACAGTGTGCAGTGTACAGTGTGCAGTGTACAGTGTGCAGTGTGCAGTGCGCAGTGTAGTGTGCAGTGTGCAGTGCTGACCTGTGGCGATGTGTCGCGCGCCTCCTCTGTGGATGCGGAGGCGGAGGTGGAGGTGGAGATGGAGGCGGAGGTGgaggcggcgggcgcgggtcGCGCGGGACGGCGACGCTTGTGTGAGTACGGCTTGCCATTGGCCGCGCGCGCCTGACTCTCCGCCGCCTGCAATGTCAcaaatttgatatattttcattgaatgcacataaaatcgaaaaaaatacatatacagAGTAGTAAATTGTAAAGAAAACGCTTCATAACTTCTCGAGTAAACCTACCTCGGAGTCCTGCGACCTGGAGAAGCGTCTCTCGATGGAGTTCTTGAACTTGTAGGAGTGTATGTAGTCGTCGTGGTCGGGTTTGCGCATCTTGCGCAGAGTCTCGCGCTTGTCCCCCGTCCCCTCCCCCGCCCCCTCCCCCTCCTCCCCGCACACAGGGGATGTGGCGCGGCCATTCTCCACTGCACCCCTCACTgcaaatattatgaaaaacttCAGTGATACCAACTGGTAATTAAAATTCCTGTAGAACATTACCAAAGTGTCTCTCGTCTTCCGCGGAGCTGAGaggaataaaatatgtatgtgcTCACCTCTGTCGCAGTCCATGTTGTAAGGTCCGTCATTGTTGGCATCATAGAGGTCTGGTGCGTAGGGCGGAGGGCGAGGCGGGGGCTGCGCCTTGCCGTAGCCCAGCGAGCTGCTGGAGGAACTCGCCGTCTCTGAGGCCGAGCCCAGCGACCGACCTTTATCTCGACTGTTATCCCCTGTAAAGATACgtgaaaacaaattataactacATTCAGATAAGATGTCCGTCCCCTTTAATAGGAACTGTAATCAGAACTCATCATCATTACATACTTAAAGACATCTTTTCCCAGCTGAGGACTTCCTAAGTTCCTACCTTACCGAGATATCCATATAATGGACTCTTTCAAAAAAGACGAACCTATAAAACGCTTTAGTTGTGCGcagcataaaaataatttgtgttaAAGAAAAACGACATGTCGATGAAGAAtgcgttaatttaaaattgcgcCATAATCTTAAAATGGCGgtgtaaaatgattttatttaatattatattattattatttattctttattctgtGTTAAACAAAACTCATCATAACGCCGCTAAGCGAAACGCGACTGAGCGCTAAAGGTTCAAAGCTAGACTCTAACaagaaatatgacatttgaaacaaaaagcAAAAGCATTCCCGAATTGCGTTATTGAAAACCTAACTTCTTAAGTTCCTAGGTCTAAGTGGGCGCCAAGGATACCaacgttaaaaaattaataatattctttcGTATTCCTTCATAAGTCTCATGTATTTACTACCTCCCATGAAAAGTTACCGCAAGTTATCAGAATACCAGACAATTTATAGCGCGATGTAAAAGATTAA of Papilio machaon chromosome 6, ilPapMach1.1, whole genome shotgun sequence contains these proteins:
- the LOC106709935 gene encoding transcription factor cwo isoform X2, with protein sequence METRHYWEENGHVKYDNYNSNDGFGRVASGGGNAVAGEQLAFAAPSEDEADFANYKKGKQDPMSHRIIEKRRRDRMNNCLADLSRLIPPEYLKKGRGRVEKTEIIEMAIRHLKYLQDRVNASEVQAGSGEGHYRAGYQEAVGEALRYLSEAHGYPADGLCAQLATHLQRHCDHITKGDNSRDKGRSLGSASETASSSSSSLGYGKAQPPPRPPPYAPDLYDANNDGPYNMDCDRVRGAVENGRATSPVCGEEGEGAGEGTGDKRETLRKMRKPDHDDYIHSYKFKNSIERRFSRSQDSEAAESQARAANGKPYSHKRRRPARPAPAASTSASISTSTSASASTEEARDTSPQDTSSESPHRHQYEQYEKPPQAQFVPVFALNSLGKYYVPLSVEYGCVSRQLRACDVLDARAPLTALHPVTIHVNFTPCLNYHVKRDPDPDWRPV
- the LOC106709935 gene encoding transcription factor cwo isoform X3, whose product is METRHYWEENGHVNYNSNDGFGRVASGGGNAVAGEQLAFAAPSEDEADFANYKKGKVLRQDPMSHRIIEKRRRDRMNNCLADLSRLIPPEYLKKGRGRVEKTEIIEMAIRHLKYLQDRVNASEVQAGSGEGHYRAGYQEAVGEALRYLSEAHGYPADGLCAQLATHLQRHCDHITKGDNSRDKGRSLGSASETASSSSSSLGYGKAQPPPRPPPYAPDLYDANNDGPYNMDCDRVRGAVENGRATSPVCGEEGEGAGEGTGDKRETLRKMRKPDHDDYIHSYKFKNSIERRFSRSQDSEAAESQARAANGKPYSHKRRRPARPAPAASTSASISTSTSASASTEEARDTSPQDTSSESPHRHQYEQYEKPPQAQFVPVFALNSLGKYYVPLSVEYGCVSRQLRACDVLDARAPLTALHPVTIHVNFTPCLNYHVKRDPDPDWRPV
- the LOC106709935 gene encoding transcription factor cwo isoform X1 translates to METRHYWEENGHVKYDNYNSNDGFGRVASGGGNAVAGEQLAFAAPSEDEADFANYKKGKVLRQDPMSHRIIEKRRRDRMNNCLADLSRLIPPEYLKKGRGRVEKTEIIEMAIRHLKYLQDRVNASEVQAGSGEGHYRAGYQEAVGEALRYLSEAHGYPADGLCAQLATHLQRHCDHITKGDNSRDKGRSLGSASETASSSSSSLGYGKAQPPPRPPPYAPDLYDANNDGPYNMDCDRVRGAVENGRATSPVCGEEGEGAGEGTGDKRETLRKMRKPDHDDYIHSYKFKNSIERRFSRSQDSEAAESQARAANGKPYSHKRRRPARPAPAASTSASISTSTSASASTEEARDTSPQDTSSESPHRHQYEQYEKPPQAQFVPVFALNSLGKYYVPLSVEYGCVSRQLRACDVLDARAPLTALHPVTIHVNFTPCLNYHVKRDPDPDWRPV